In Solea senegalensis isolate Sse05_10M linkage group LG6, IFAPA_SoseM_1, whole genome shotgun sequence, one genomic interval encodes:
- the cabp4 gene encoding calcium-binding protein 4, producing the protein MSVKSAKGGADSRALAAGSLSPRGGRAAAAGQSPGRFKNKALQLSLSKKFCSKAQSHAAKGKNSDAEAASRRSKRSLSNSSAVAAAYISYLNKLFGQERELMPEELDELQEAFKEFDYDADGFIHYKDIADCMRTMGYMPTEMELIEIIQQIKMKWGGHVDFDDFCDLMGPRMLAETAHMVGLKELRCAFRQFDCDGDGKITFDELKEGMKTLLGEKLKKGELEEIIGDIDLNKDGNIDFDEFLMMLSAR; encoded by the exons ATGTCTGTGAAAAGTGCTAAGGGAGGCGCAGACAGCAGAGCATTGGCTGCAGGCAG CTTGTCTCCACGAGGGGGGcgggctgcagcagctggacaaTCACCTGGGAGGTTTAAAAACAAGGCCCTTCAGCTCAGCCTCTCCAAGAAATTCTG CTCAAAGGCACAGTCGCATGCGGCCAAAGGGAAGAACTCTGATGCGGAGGCGGCTTCCCGGCGCAGTAAGAGGAGCCTCAGCAACAGCTCAGCTGTGGCCGCTGCCTACATCTCCTACCTCAACAAACTCTTTGGACAG GAAAGAGAGCTGATGCCAGAAGAGCTGGACG agctgcaggaggCCTTTAAGGAATTTGACTATGATGCGGATGGCTTCATCCATTACAAAGACATCGCAGACTGCATGAGAACCATGGGCTACATGCCCACGGAGATGGAGCTCATCGAGATCATCCagcaaatcaaaatgaaat GGGGCGGTCACGTGGACTTTGATGATTTCTGCGACCTCATGGGGCCGAGGATGCTGGCTGAGACAGCTCACATGGTCGGGCTGAAGGAGCTCCGCTGTGCCTTCAGACAG TTTGACTGCGACGGCGATGGAAAGATCACGTTTGATGAGTTGAAGGAAGGCATGAAGACCCTGCTGGGGGAGAAACTGAAGAAAGGAGAGCTGGAGGAGATCATCGGCGACATTGACCTCAACAAAGACGGCAACATTGACTTTGATG AGTTTCTCATGATGCTTTCTGCTCGATGA